One region of Oxalobacteraceae bacterium OTU3CAMAD1 genomic DNA includes:
- a CDS encoding filamentous hemagglutinin N-terminal domain-containing protein: MNSHRTHSSRIGRQPPSAKLRRKALAVLVAAAFGTAQANPVAPTVVHGAATFNQQGNLYSITNTPNTIIDWRSFSVNAGEVTRFIQQSADSKVLNRITGQDPSRILGSLQSNGKVFLINPNGVLFGAGSRVDVNGLVASSLAISNADFLAGKNNFAGAANAGKVVNQGTLTTPDGGQIFLIAPAVENSGVISSPNGDVVLAAGHSVQLFDSSDPNVQVVVSAPADQALNLGSIVARGGRVGVYGALVNQRGAINADSAVRGERGQIVLKAAGTTMLEAGSVTSARGGDLDGNLNTGGDIRLLGARVGLTGNAVVDAGGAAGGGSVLVGGGYQGKGDGNTSALPNAQQTFVGRDVTIGADAGVSGDGGKVVVWSDEATRMHGALSARGGARGGNGGLIETSGHYLDVAGARVDAGATAGQGGKNGTWLLDPYDIVVIKDSNIQTPLSDVAEFGQAASGVTQVDSGALSGATANVVLQARHDITFGAAIHNANSGVSLTAQAGNNINVNAVLAMTGDIRLTANDEGAGPASGRGAVTIASLGATTTLNSRGHAVSLAGSAVNVNGKVDAGATGNLAVEATNVTLGTSATLTGGDIGIKANTLTLGGGARISGQGSGAKVLITSVGDVNVGTGADRIASDVPGSAMAVSEDTLKKIDNADVTIASASANGVVAVTGSLDLTGSSGYVRNLTLGTGRTGNVLIDAATRVNGALTLNALEVNVNAATTADTVAIAANVLDLNANVTANVASVRPAAGGYHIELGGSSCVNTINCLLVKDIRYLKAPTVVIGSQDAAHDVAGIAVAGIATSGALAAQRDPATTSIALLSNGGAITQTGAINVENLAVANAGDITLNNAGNRVVNLAVSQQGAGNDFEFKNTFSTAIATLAGGDLYRISGIDTDGNVTLDVAGAITTAGGINGTPITANHLTMTATGGIGSTTAPLLTKVSQLSAVNRAGGGSTAAINIANVNNTAHAEALTVTKAQQLPALGGNNGAITIDNTGAMLIAAAPSPSPGNGLYGVWTDTGAITLQTHSPLTIDGMIGSFSGDISLAAGDSYDPSNTMTFSDAASVTSTGGTVTITATSFALGGSTIAGSNNSYTQITHTPPTPTPTPTPTPTPTPTPTPTPTPTPTPTPTPTPTPTPTPTPTPTPTPTPTPTPTPTPTPTPTPTPTPTPTPTPTPTPTPTPTPTPTPTPTPTPTPTPTPTPTPTPVSADICTIAPNSALCQVLSPPSASEPVKPVLLASTEVIKTVTRGEPVPPLGAGNKTDEPLSSEPKSQSSSTTTTENTGNQNVPAKKTYCN; this comes from the coding sequence ATGAACAGCCACCGCACCCACTCCAGCCGTATCGGCCGCCAGCCGCCGTCCGCGAAGCTGCGCCGCAAGGCACTGGCCGTGCTGGTGGCGGCCGCCTTCGGCACGGCCCAGGCCAATCCGGTGGCGCCGACCGTGGTGCATGGCGCGGCCACTTTCAACCAGCAGGGCAACCTGTATTCGATCACCAACACGCCCAACACCATCATCGACTGGCGCAGTTTTTCAGTGAACGCGGGCGAGGTCACCCGCTTCATCCAGCAAAGCGCCGACAGCAAGGTCCTGAACCGCATCACCGGCCAGGACCCGAGCCGCATCCTGGGCTCGCTGCAGTCGAACGGCAAGGTGTTCCTGATCAATCCCAACGGCGTGCTGTTCGGCGCCGGCTCGCGGGTCGACGTCAACGGTCTGGTGGCCTCCAGCCTGGCGATCTCCAACGCCGATTTCCTGGCCGGTAAGAACAATTTCGCCGGCGCCGCCAACGCGGGCAAGGTCGTCAACCAGGGCACGCTCACCACTCCCGACGGCGGACAGATTTTCCTGATCGCTCCGGCGGTGGAAAACAGCGGCGTCATCTCGTCGCCAAACGGCGACGTGGTGCTGGCGGCGGGCCACAGCGTGCAATTGTTCGATTCCAGCGATCCCAACGTGCAGGTGGTGGTGTCGGCGCCGGCCGACCAGGCGCTCAACCTTGGTAGCATCGTCGCCCGGGGCGGCCGCGTGGGCGTCTACGGCGCGCTGGTCAACCAGCGCGGCGCGATCAACGCCGACAGCGCCGTGCGCGGCGAACGCGGCCAGATCGTCCTGAAGGCGGCCGGCACCACCATGCTGGAGGCGGGCAGCGTCACCAGCGCGCGCGGCGGCGATCTTGACGGCAATCTCAACACCGGCGGCGATATCCGCTTGCTGGGCGCGCGGGTCGGCCTGACCGGCAACGCCGTGGTCGATGCCGGTGGCGCGGCCGGTGGCGGCTCTGTGCTGGTCGGTGGCGGCTACCAAGGTAAAGGTGACGGCAACACTTCGGCGCTGCCGAACGCGCAGCAAACCTTCGTCGGGCGGGATGTAACGATCGGCGCCGACGCCGGCGTCAGCGGCGACGGCGGCAAGGTCGTCGTGTGGAGCGACGAGGCGACCCGCATGCACGGCGCCTTGTCGGCGCGCGGCGGCGCGCGGGGCGGCAATGGCGGCCTGATAGAAACCTCCGGCCACTATCTGGATGTGGCCGGCGCGCGCGTGGACGCCGGCGCCACGGCCGGCCAGGGCGGCAAGAACGGCACCTGGCTGCTCGATCCCTACGACATCGTCGTCATCAAGGACTCCAATATCCAGACTCCGCTGTCCGACGTGGCGGAGTTCGGCCAAGCCGCCAGCGGCGTGACCCAGGTTGACTCCGGTGCGTTGAGTGGCGCCACCGCCAACGTGGTGCTGCAGGCGCGCCACGACATCACCTTCGGCGCGGCGATCCACAATGCCAACAGCGGCGTCAGCCTGACGGCGCAGGCGGGCAACAACATCAACGTCAACGCCGTGCTGGCGATGACCGGCGACATCCGGCTGACGGCCAACGACGAGGGCGCCGGCCCGGCCAGCGGCCGCGGCGCCGTGACGATCGCCTCGCTGGGCGCCACCACCACGCTCAATAGCCGTGGCCATGCGGTTTCGCTGGCCGGCAGCGCCGTCAACGTCAACGGCAAGGTCGATGCCGGCGCCACCGGCAACCTGGCGGTCGAGGCGACCAATGTGACGCTGGGAACCAGCGCTACGCTGACCGGCGGCGATATCGGTATCAAGGCCAATACCCTGACACTGGGCGGCGGCGCGCGCATCAGCGGCCAGGGCAGCGGCGCCAAGGTGCTGATCACGTCGGTCGGCGACGTCAACGTCGGCACCGGCGCGGATCGCATCGCCAGCGATGTTCCTGGCAGTGCGATGGCCGTAAGCGAAGACACGCTCAAGAAAATAGACAACGCCGACGTCACCATCGCCAGTGCCAGCGCCAATGGTGTGGTCGCGGTGACCGGGTCGCTCGACTTGACGGGCTCGAGCGGCTACGTCCGCAACCTGACGCTGGGCACGGGCCGCACCGGCAACGTGCTGATCGACGCCGCCACCCGGGTCAACGGCGCGCTGACGTTGAACGCGCTGGAGGTCAACGTCAACGCGGCGACCACCGCCGATACGGTGGCGATCGCGGCCAACGTGCTGGACCTGAACGCCAACGTCACGGCCAACGTGGCCAGCGTCCGTCCGGCCGCCGGCGGCTATCATATCGAATTGGGCGGCAGCTCCTGCGTCAACACGATCAACTGCCTGTTGGTCAAGGATATCCGCTATCTGAAGGCGCCGACCGTGGTGATCGGCAGCCAGGATGCGGCGCACGACGTGGCTGGCATTGCCGTCGCGGGAATCGCCACCAGCGGCGCCCTGGCGGCGCAGCGGGACCCCGCCACCACCAGCATAGCTCTGTTGAGCAACGGCGGCGCCATCACACAAACCGGCGCCATCAACGTGGAGAACCTGGCCGTCGCCAACGCCGGCGACATCACGCTGAACAACGCGGGCAATCGGGTGGTCAACCTGGCGGTGTCGCAGCAGGGAGCCGGCAATGATTTTGAGTTCAAGAACACCTTCAGCACGGCCATCGCCACCTTGGCCGGTGGTGACCTGTACCGGATCAGCGGCATCGATACCGATGGCAACGTGACGCTGGACGTCGCCGGCGCCATCACCACGGCCGGCGGCATCAATGGCACTCCCATCACCGCCAACCATCTGACGATGACCGCCACCGGCGGCATCGGCTCGACCACGGCGCCGTTGCTGACCAAGGTTTCGCAACTGTCCGCGGTCAACCGGGCCGGCGGCGGCAGCACGGCGGCGATCAATATCGCCAATGTCAACAATACCGCGCATGCGGAGGCCTTGACGGTGACGAAGGCGCAGCAGCTACCCGCCCTCGGCGGCAACAATGGCGCGATTACCATCGATAACACTGGCGCCATGCTGATCGCCGCCGCGCCGTCTCCGTCGCCGGGCAACGGCTTGTATGGCGTTTGGACCGACACCGGCGCCATCACCCTGCAAACCCATAGCCCGTTGACGATCGACGGCATGATCGGCTCCTTCTCCGGCGATATCAGCCTGGCGGCGGGCGACAGCTATGATCCGAGTAACACGATGACCTTCAGCGACGCGGCCAGCGTGACCTCGACCGGCGGTACGGTGACGATAACGGCAACCAGTTTCGCCCTTGGCGGTAGCACGATCGCCGGCTCGAATAACAGCTACACGCAAATTACGCATACGCCGCCTACGCCGACGCCAACGCCTACACCTACGCCTACACCTACGCCAACGCCAACGCCAACGCCAACGCCGACGCCGACGCCTACGCCTACGCCGACACCAACGCCGACACCAACGCCAACGCCGACACCTACGCCGACACCGACACCGACACCGACTCCAACGCCAACGCCAACGCCGACACCGACACCTACGCCGACACCTACGCCAACGCCGACGCCGACGCCGACGCCGACGCCGACGCCGACGCCGACGCCGACCCCAACGCCGACACCTACGCCAACGCCGACACCTACGCCAACGCCAACGCCAACGCCAGTGTCAGCGGATATCTGCACCATCGCGCCGAACTCCGCGCTGTGCCAGGTATTGTCGCCGCCCAGCGCGAGCGAGCCGGTCAAGCCGGTGCTGCTGGCCAGCACAGAAGTCATCAAGACGGTCACGCGCGGCGAGCCGGTCCCGCCACTTGGGGCCGGGAATAAAACCGACGAACCATTGTCGAGCGAACCGAAGTCGCAAAGCAGCAGCACCACCACCACCGAAAACACCGGAAACCAAAATGTCCCTGCTAAGAAAACCTACTGCAACTAG
- a CDS encoding FecR family protein, with product MLLVLCGVVSAGWAAQVAGTITQLSGPLLAKKADGAVRVLSLRSEVESGDTLMTERNTYALVKFVDNSEITLKPGTTFKVENFAFDAGKPDGDQASFSLVKGGLRSVTGLLGKRNKEKFSMKTPSATIGIRGTTFIADLVEPSAEDAAEAVAAREAYLMASTASLDALAAPLKPLMLAQGPTSPPRSSTAMPPGLYVSVLDGMINVSNTGGALNFSAGQFGYTRSNMVPPVVVPSNPGLKFAPPPTFTSSTTTSGPGGSAPKAAAVDCEVR from the coding sequence ATGCTGCTGGTGCTCTGCGGCGTGGTCAGCGCCGGTTGGGCGGCACAGGTGGCCGGCACCATCACCCAGCTCAGCGGCCCCTTGCTCGCCAAGAAGGCCGATGGCGCGGTGCGCGTGCTGTCGCTGCGCTCGGAAGTGGAGAGCGGCGACACCTTGATGACGGAAAGGAACACCTACGCGCTGGTCAAGTTCGTCGACAACAGCGAGATCACGCTCAAGCCGGGGACCACGTTCAAGGTCGAGAACTTCGCCTTCGACGCCGGCAAGCCCGACGGCGACCAAGCCTCGTTCAGCCTGGTCAAAGGGGGACTGCGCTCGGTCACGGGCCTGCTGGGCAAGCGCAACAAGGAAAAATTCTCGATGAAGACGCCGAGCGCCACCATCGGCATACGCGGCACCACGTTCATCGCCGACCTGGTCGAGCCGTCGGCCGAAGACGCCGCCGAAGCGGTGGCCGCGCGCGAGGCGTATTTGATGGCCAGCACGGCGTCGCTGGACGCGCTGGCGGCGCCGCTGAAGCCGCTGATGCTGGCGCAGGGGCCGACGTCGCCGCCACGATCGAGCACCGCGATGCCGCCGGGCTTGTATGTCAGTGTTCTCGACGGCATGATCAATGTGAGCAACACCGGCGGTGCGCTGAACTTCAGCGCCGGCCAGTTCGGCTACACGCGCAGCAACATGGTGCCGCCGGTGGTGGTGCCGAGCAACCCGGGGCTGAAGTTCGCCCCACCGCCCACCTTCACCAGCAGCACGACGACATCGGGCCCGGGCGGGAGCGCCCCCAAAGCGGCGGCGGTTGACTGCGAAGTCCGCTGA
- a CDS encoding heavy metal translocating P-type ATPase, translating to MSTITEKTVSQSIKIEGMSCASCVGRVERVLAAVDGVKQVSVNLATEMARVESALPIDFDVLQQAIDKAGYQAKPAPAPFAPATPAVVAPGASGDAVLLAALLSLPLMLPMLLELAGVHWMLDGRIQILLATPVQFWLGARFYRAGWLAARARSGNMDLLVAIGTSAAYGLSVYQLLTATSAMPHLYFEASAVVITLVLLGKWLEARAKRQTTSAIRALQVLRPESARVRRGDQDVEVPIAQVLPGEMVVVRPGERIAVDGVVAEGASHVDEALITGESLPVARHAGDRVTGGAINGEGMLLVRVTAVGAESTLARIIRLVEDAQAAKAPVQHLVDRVSAVFVPVVLVLALLTLVGWWLVSGDGETAIINAVAVLVIACPCALGLATPAAIMAGTGVAARHGILIKDAEALELAHRITTVAFDKTGTLTEGKPSLAVCEPATGVIDEARLLQLAAAVQRGSEHALARAVQQAAGEESAGALFVPTAAADITALPGRGVAATVDGMRLILGSTRLMTEQGVALTALAARAAELEGQGLTVSWLAEQSPQPVRLLGLLAFGDRIKPNARAAIEALHALNIETVLLTGDNQGSADHVGAALGVRRVVANMLPADKAAAIGAMKQPDKCIAMVGDGINDAPALAAADVGIAMSSGTDVAMHAAGITLMRGDPALVAAAISISRRSYSKIRQNLFWAFVYNLVGIPLAAFGLLNPMVAGAAMALSSVSVISNALLLRRWKPDAQPVSEGGKV from the coding sequence ATGAGCACTATCACTGAAAAAACCGTCTCGCAATCGATCAAGATCGAGGGCATGAGCTGCGCGTCCTGCGTTGGACGCGTGGAGCGCGTGCTCGCCGCCGTCGATGGCGTCAAACAGGTCAGCGTCAACCTGGCCACTGAAATGGCGCGCGTCGAGTCGGCGCTGCCGATCGATTTCGATGTGCTGCAACAGGCGATCGACAAGGCCGGCTACCAGGCCAAGCCCGCGCCGGCGCCTTTCGCTCCCGCCACCCCGGCGGTGGTCGCCCCCGGCGCCAGCGGGGATGCGGTACTGCTGGCGGCGCTGCTGTCGCTGCCGTTGATGTTGCCGATGCTGCTAGAACTGGCCGGCGTCCACTGGATGCTCGACGGCCGCATTCAAATTCTGCTGGCAACCCCTGTGCAGTTCTGGCTCGGCGCGCGCTTCTACCGGGCCGGCTGGCTGGCCGCCCGCGCCCGCAGCGGCAATATGGATTTGCTGGTCGCGATCGGCACCAGCGCCGCTTATGGCTTGAGCGTCTACCAACTGCTGACCGCTACCTCGGCCATGCCGCATCTGTATTTCGAGGCCTCCGCCGTGGTCATCACCCTGGTATTGCTGGGTAAATGGCTGGAGGCGCGCGCGAAGCGGCAGACCACGTCCGCGATCCGCGCGCTGCAGGTGCTGCGGCCGGAATCGGCGCGCGTGCGTCGCGGCGACCAGGATGTCGAGGTTCCGATCGCGCAGGTGCTGCCCGGCGAGATGGTGGTTGTCCGTCCGGGCGAGCGCATCGCCGTCGACGGCGTGGTGGCCGAAGGCGCCAGCCACGTGGACGAAGCGCTGATCACCGGCGAAAGCCTGCCCGTGGCGCGTCATGCCGGCGACCGCGTGACCGGTGGCGCGATCAATGGCGAAGGCATGCTGCTGGTGCGCGTGACGGCGGTCGGCGCCGAGAGCACGCTGGCGCGCATCATCCGCCTGGTGGAGGACGCGCAGGCCGCCAAGGCACCGGTGCAGCATCTGGTGGACCGCGTCAGCGCGGTGTTCGTGCCGGTGGTGCTGGTATTGGCGCTGCTGACTTTAGTGGGCTGGTGGCTCGTGTCCGGCGATGGCGAGACCGCCATCATCAACGCGGTGGCGGTGCTGGTGATCGCCTGTCCGTGCGCGCTGGGATTGGCGACGCCGGCCGCCATCATGGCCGGCACCGGCGTGGCCGCGCGCCACGGCATCCTGATCAAGGATGCGGAGGCGCTGGAGCTGGCGCATCGCATCACCACCGTGGCCTTCGATAAAACCGGCACGCTGACCGAAGGCAAACCGTCGCTGGCGGTGTGCGAGCCGGCGACCGGCGTCATCGATGAGGCGCGACTGCTGCAACTGGCGGCGGCGGTGCAACGGGGCAGCGAGCACGCGCTCGCCCGCGCGGTACAGCAAGCCGCAGGGGAAGAATCTGCCGGCGCGCTTTTCGTCCCCACCGCCGCCGCCGACATCACCGCCTTGCCCGGACGCGGCGTCGCCGCGACGGTCGACGGCATGCGGCTGATCCTCGGCAGCACGCGCTTGATGACGGAGCAGGGCGTCGCGCTGACCGCGCTGGCGGCGCGCGCCGCCGAACTGGAAGGGCAAGGATTGACCGTCTCGTGGCTCGCCGAACAGTCGCCGCAACCGGTGCGCTTACTGGGTTTGCTGGCCTTCGGCGATCGTATCAAACCGAACGCCCGCGCCGCGATTGAAGCGCTGCACGCGCTCAATATCGAGACCGTGCTGCTGACCGGGGACAATCAGGGCAGCGCCGATCACGTCGGCGCGGCGCTTGGCGTCCGCAGGGTGGTCGCCAACATGCTGCCGGCCGATAAAGCCGCCGCCATCGGCGCCATGAAGCAGCCTGATAAATGCATCGCGATGGTCGGCGACGGCATCAACGACGCGCCGGCGCTGGCCGCCGCCGATGTCGGCATCGCCATGTCCAGCGGCACCGACGTCGCCATGCACGCCGCCGGCATCACGCTGATGCGCGGCGACCCGGCGTTGGTGGCCGCCGCCATCTCGATCTCGCGCCGCAGCTACAGCAAGATCCGCCAGAACCTGTTCTGGGCGTTTGTCTATAACCTGGTCGGCATTCCGCTGGCCGCCTTCGGCCTGCTCAACCCCATGGTCGCCGGCGCCGCGATGGCGCTCAGCTCCGTCAGCGTGATCAGCAACGCGCTGCTGCTGCGCCGCTGGAAGCCCGACGCGCAACCCGTAAGTGAAGGAGGGAAGGTATGA
- the cueR gene encoding Cu(I)-responsive transcriptional regulator: MNIGQAASASGVSAKMIRYYESIALIPPGRRSESGYRIYSENDLHALRFVKRARTLGFSLDQIRDLLSLWQNKERASADVKRIALGHVAELNQRIGELTEMRDTLQTLARCCKGNDRPDCPILQSLADPR, encoded by the coding sequence ATGAACATCGGACAAGCGGCCAGCGCCTCCGGCGTTTCGGCCAAGATGATTCGCTACTACGAGAGCATCGCGCTGATTCCACCTGGGCGGCGCAGCGAATCGGGCTACCGCATCTATAGCGAGAACGACCTGCACGCGCTGCGCTTCGTCAAGCGGGCGCGCACGCTGGGCTTCTCGCTGGACCAGATCCGCGACCTGCTGTCGCTGTGGCAGAACAAGGAACGCGCCAGCGCCGACGTGAAAAGAATCGCCCTCGGCCACGTCGCCGAGCTAAACCAACGCATCGGGGAGCTGACCGAAATGCGCGACACGCTGCAAACGCTGGCGCGCTGCTGTAAGGGCAACGACAGGCCGGATTGCCCCATTCTTCAAAGCCTCGCCGATCCCAGGTAG
- a CDS encoding MotA/TolQ/ExbB proton channel family protein produces MPNLPADAAIRSIETLLYSISNVLYLPVLLGIAALTLYMLVCFGTFGAEWIERRRGVRMLVATARHDMAAVLTAQEGEPGLDARLERVVQRTDAAGVRRLDGVRFVVRVGPALGLMGTLIPMGISLAGLAQGNLPKMAESMTTAFTATVVGLACSVCAYVLSLVREHWLRSDLTDIAYAAETMLATHGHKPHLMRVEA; encoded by the coding sequence ATGCCTAACCTGCCTGCCGACGCGGCCATCCGCTCGATCGAGACGCTGCTGTACTCCATTTCCAACGTGTTGTATCTGCCCGTGCTGCTAGGGATCGCGGCGCTGACCTTGTACATGCTGGTGTGCTTCGGCACTTTCGGCGCCGAATGGATCGAGCGCCGGCGCGGCGTGCGCATGCTGGTGGCCACCGCCCGCCACGACATGGCGGCCGTGCTGACGGCGCAGGAGGGCGAGCCGGGACTCGACGCGCGCCTCGAGCGCGTGGTGCAGCGCACCGACGCCGCCGGCGTGCGCCGGCTGGACGGCGTGCGCTTCGTAGTGCGGGTCGGCCCTGCGCTCGGTCTGATGGGCACCCTGATCCCGATGGGTATCTCGCTCGCCGGTCTGGCGCAGGGCAATTTACCGAAGATGGCCGAATCGATGACGACCGCCTTCACCGCCACCGTGGTCGGCCTGGCGTGCAGCGTGTGCGCCTATGTTCTGAGCCTGGTGCGCGAGCACTGGCTGCGCAGCGACCTGACCGACATCGCCTATGCCGCCGAAACCATGCTGGCGACCCACGGGCACAAGCCGCACCTGATGCGCGTGGAGGCCTGA
- a CDS encoding DUF2149 domain-containing protein, producing MAMRFMNRHRYGRIGEHTEDPLAGVANLFDASIVFIVAMMLALFSAWNMMDLLDPNSEVTIAKKSADGRVEVLTKKGAEITVSRVSDKPLSGSGKRLGTAYQLPDGKVVYVPE from the coding sequence ATGGCCATGCGATTTATGAACCGCCACCGCTACGGCCGCATCGGCGAGCACACCGAGGACCCGCTGGCCGGCGTCGCCAACCTGTTCGACGCCAGCATCGTCTTCATCGTCGCCATGATGCTGGCGCTGTTCTCGGCCTGGAACATGATGGACCTGCTGGACCCCAATTCCGAAGTCACCATCGCCAAAAAGAGTGCGGACGGCCGGGTTGAAGTGCTGACCAAGAAGGGCGCCGAGATCACGGTAAGCCGCGTCAGCGACAAGCCATTGTCCGGTTCCGGCAAGCGCCTGGGCACCGCCTACCAACTGCCGGACGGGAAGGTCGTATATGTTCCGGAATAA